GTTTGAACTAGCGGCTTAGACCTGAAGAAAACTCTGTGTGCGCGCTGACTGAAGAAGTGAAGGTGAGGACCAGGACAGTGCAAAGTGCAACGCTACTCCGTCAGTCTATTCCCAGCTTTGTTTGCTGTGAGCGGGACTAACGAAGCATCCCGCCGGCAGCTTTGAAGATAAAGGATGCCGGTTCCAATAAAGCAAGCCGCTCAAACATTAACCAGACCTTCAGTCATGTCTGAAAGGTACCTATCGAACATGACgactgagagaaaaacatctCTTGTGCCTATACTGACTTgatgcattttctttctcattgtGACTGGTGGGCCTGTCTATGATTTGGATCTCATTTGACACATGTAAGACGACCGTAAACACCTCACCAAGGCAACGGTGAACTCCATAAAATAGGTCTGTGATATTTTATGGTCAGGGCAACTATTTCTTCGTGCAGGCACCACATTTCTCTGTGCTGCATTCCTTCATGTATGTAAGTGGCTGCACAGATGTTTGCAAAAATCTCTTTTTGATTCtgtcagggaaaaaaaaacctgcacagATCCCAGAAATGGATTTTTGCCGATGGCATTGCTGGAAAAACGTTCTGTTATCAAACTTTCCTGTAGCCGTTTCTGGAATTGTCTTAGACCTCATTAAGGTAGTGGGAAGCCATCCATGGAAGTTAGaaaaacacaccacaaacaTCAGTACATGTACAGCTGTTTTTAAGTGTTTACTCATGTTCGCCCTAGCATTTTGTTGACCTGTTAGAGATTATTTTTAAGTTTAAAGAGCACTCGCATATCACAAGGCATAAAAACAActttgacgtttttttttcttttgtctataCAAACGGCTGTGGCTTTAAAACTCAATTATTTTAATGGGTATTAAATCAACCATGTCAACTTGTCAGCAGCACGTGTTTGCTCCTGTCAGTCAGATCCCTCTGAATAGCGCCTGGGAACATTTGAGGGGGGGTTCTGAGGGTCAGAATTTTATATATAAGAGGCACAGACAAGAAAAAAGCTGCAGCTCCACTCAAATCTCCCAGTTGGCGGTTCCAGGCATATATCGTAGCTCTGATGGAGAGAACCTCCTCCAAGTTACAGATACGCTATCAATGCAGGAAGAAGAAATGTTTCTTCCCAGCAGCCTGTTGGCCCGATATTAGGGGAGTTTGGAAAACAATAATTTAAAGAGGCCATGGAATTGTCCCTGTGCCTCTCCTCGATTTTCCCGGCTCCTGTTCCTCACACTCTTTACTTTTTCCCTACTGTCGTCCTGCTGCACCTCACTCTGTCCCTGCTTTTCGCTTTGGTTCAGTCCCCAAATTCCACATCCTTCaagcatcttttctttttcttttttttgtaatccgGCCAGATTATTATTTAAAACATCTCCCTTTTTCATACTCAAATAGTTTGAACATGAAAATGCTCAAATTGAGCGGGTTAGTTCACACTACTGCGGTTGATGCATGTAAACTGAGATTGACGCGTGTCTGCGTTGTGTCTGCGGTAAAAGCCACTGAACTATTTGCATGAGAAGCTGCCCCTTCTGCTGCGATGAGTCAATAACCCAAATGGatggaggcacacacacacacacacacactcacactgggGCGCCCTCTAAGAATCCTGATGGAAGTAATCAACAAAGTGCACTTCAGGAGAAACACATGAGAAAGACCTTTTTCTGTGTtcgtgtctttttttgttttgtagtgaACAGCTTACATCAGTTCCAACACCACGCGGTGccagagcttttattttggtgcacacaaacacttctGTGCTAACTAGAACCTCGTGAGAGTCTGGAGACACGCTGCTTTCGTTAAGGAGGGGACGACAAAAAACTGGATTTCGGTGTGATCACAAACGTTTCCCCCACTAGATGCAACAAACATCTGTTTGTTACTACAGGATACTATTTGTGGGAGTTTATCGGGATCTCCGCCTCAcctgattcatttttttcaagccTCTATCTCTGTACATTTTgcgtatattttttaaaaagctgtaaATTCAATCTCCCTCTGAGTGCTGAGACATTTGAGCGCCATCTGAATGCTAGGAGTTTAGCTGAGGCAATATTGGGCCTCTAATGTTATTATACCAAATAGGAATTCAAATGCTGTTTGTGTAAATGCTTCAGTAAGCATGATCTTCAATATAATGAGGCCCTCGACTACTTTtttaaaaaagtgacaaatgtAAAACTGCATTGAAGGCATTGTTCACCTGACTTAACCTGTCAAGTTTTGATTTGAGAGTAAAATcaatttcctttatttattttacacataaagTGCTTGAGTATTTGAGAATCTGCTTAAAACTGTGCCAGAGCTGTACAAATGGACGACGTcggcaaaacaaaaaacctttttttaaacatctgctACGTGTCAAAGTGGCTGACGTGTGCCGTGACCGTCAGTATAGAGTCGTATTTCTTCCTGCAGCAGACTGGGGAACATAAAGCGAGTCACTCTGAGGCTTCAGTCTCTATCAGCAACATCTTTCCGTCAGTTTCCTCGCGCTGACCCTCCTCCCCGTGAACCTTTTTATCAGCAGCAGCCGGACGAACATTAACGTACCGTCAGCATTCTGTCCAGTGATTATAATGAAATTAAACTCAGGAACAGCAACAACAAGAAACACTATTTCATTTAGAATACAGCAACATAATtcagcaatttcattaaatgatCTTCTCTAACTGTATCCAAAGGTAAAAACCTGAATTAACACAAACCTGGCTTGTGTTCTGCAAGGTACTACAGGTTCATACATGTGTCTGTGCCAGGTTCTAATAAAACTACTGTAACCGACCTGTCGGCTGTCAGACACAAAGAGCAGATAAGATCGGGGATTCTTTTGTtgccgttgttgtttttacacctGCTTTCTTTTAAGGTTGGAAAATTGTGAGTTGCATGATGGTGTATTATATTTTATCAGGGTTTTTTTAACTGCATAATGTGAATGCTCATTATGAACATATCTGAATAAAAGTATAGTTCTCTATTTTTTATTcacaatttaaaacattttcactatttaaaaatgtacaattagtAAAAGAGATTTTAATATCTTCGAATAAAATCACACTTTATAAATTTGTAATACTACAATCGTTTTGTTCTACAGTAACACACGGTTGATACTGCATTTCCGAATCATTTTGAAGAGTAAAAATGTGCTtagaaaataaatttaaaagaaaaaaaggagctgTGTTGAATTACCAGTGCGGGGAGTTTGTTAAAGGATCTCTGAGATGAATTTAAAGGCTTCGCTTCATCGCAACAATTAAGTGGAGCAAGTGAGAAATGATCCCGTGGACGACGAGGAGCCGCGTTCCCGTTTGAAGCGGTTCAAATGTGTCCTGTTATAAATTAAATGGACTTTTCAAATTTCATTTCCACGTCGCGCAGGATTTATCCCAATGATATACTCGCCGCCGAACGAGCATATCTTACACACTGTTAGATCTGGTTTTGCTTAAATATTGGTTTGAATTTATTGCCAAGCTTTACAATTATGATGatacaattattttaataaccatataaaatataatcaaaCCTATAATTGTGCATGCCTGGAATTCACTTGACTCTAAttaatatccccccccccctttctttgtGAAATATGCCCACTGTGAAAACCCCGCCAGTCCCTCCGCGCGCCATAAACACAACCCGCACCACGTAAACTCTAGTTCCCGCTCCGCTGCAGACACTCGGCGGGTTCGGACTTACCGACACACTCGTTGGCCTCGCGGGCCGTGGCTCTCTGCCACGGCCTGTCGTAGTGGAACGGCTTGCACCTGTCGCACTCCGGCCCGCCGGTGTTGTGCTTGCACTCGCACACCAGACCCCCGTCCCGGTCCTTCACGCACCGGGACGCGTGCCCGTTGCATTTGCACCTCCCGCCGACCTGCAGGTCCGACACGGCGTAGAAGTACGAGTCCCGCGCCACCTCCGAGTCGTCCTCGTTCTCGTCGCCGAACGTGTGCAGCCGGCTGAAGATCACCTTGACGTCGGTGGCCGTCACCCAGTCCTGCAGCACCGGGGAGTTGTCGAAGTCGTGCGCCGACGGCCTGCCGTCCAGCGTGCTGAAGGCGATGAGCCCGCCGGTCAGCGGGTACATGTCGGTGTGCGAGTCCGTGCAGACCGCCTCCTGCTCGTTCTGCTTGGTGATCGCGGCCCTGTTGGGCTTGTTGTACATCTTCCTGCACTGCGTCGAGTAGAACTGAAAGGGCACCCACGTCTTGCCGTAGTCCATGGACTTGTAGATGACCATGGACTCGGGTCGGGGCGAGCAGAACTGCAGGCTCACGTAGGTCACCTCGAACTTCTTGCCCAGCGACAGGGTCAGCGTGACGTTCTGCGGGTACTGGACGAAGTTCTCCGACTGCCAGCAGGTGAGGTTGTGCGGGTTGTTGAGGTCCGTCAGGTACGCCGGCGGGCGGCACTTCTTGGGGTCCGAGGCGTCGCACGTGTGACAGCTCCTCGTCCTCTCGTCCCCTTTCTCCGCCGCCGTCACCACGCAGTAGCGGCCGGGCGTCTTGCCGCAGGAGCTGGACGCCCTCACGTCCTTGCCGAAGGCGGCGTTGACGAAGTCCGGGATGCAGCGGCGCGGGTTGCCGTGCTCGTCGTTGCAAGGGTCCGGGGGGGAGGTCTGCGCCGCGAACAGGCTCGCCCCGTAGCCGCCGAGCGCGCTCCGGCACGACAGGGACGCGGCGAGCAGCACCGCCAGCGCAACGTCCACGGCCCTCATCGTGGAAGGTGTCCCTCGGTTCCCAAGTGGCTCTGCCGgctgggggggcgtgggggggaggACAcacgagggaggaaaggagacgatagtcggggcagagagggagagagagttaaGTTTGGCGATGCAGCAAACATTCCCCACATCATACCCCCCAAAACACTGCAACACTGGGTGTAAAAGTGGCATTTACTTCACACACATGGCCATTTATTTTGTTGCGAAATTTCTGGATAAAGCTTACTTTACCTGAGAATTATTTAAAGACAAATTAATAATTTTCCTCCTAACGGGCTCCAATCACGGCTTGTCCCGTTTTCCTGTATTGTTCCttcgaaaaaataaaaaaataaatctcctgCGCAAAAGCAGAGGAGCGGCTGGATTTTAAGAGTCGCTGGTGTCCTTATAGCAAGTCCTTCCTTCCACaacctctctctatctctctaccccctcactccctctccctccctccctctctctctctgtgtctctgcccccctctctctttcggGTCGGATCTTGCTTGGCACAGCTCTTTGGTCAGCTCATCTAGAAGGGGTGACACCGGGGGGGACATCAGCGGTCAGAGGATCGGACACGCGCGCAGACGCAGAtggagatgagaggaaaaaaatgtgtgatgCGTTGATTTAGCGCGTTCCCCACCTTCATCTCCACGCGCCACCTGGATCGCGTTGTGACAGTTACAGAACAAAACTATCGTTATGCTTTTATACCACGGTGATACTGATCATTCTCTGGAATTTTCCGATGTTTTTCTAGAGCTAAGCCTTATTTATACCAGAAATATAATGATGGCGCATTTactataatgaaaataaaaaatgttttttttgttgttcaaaccCATCAATGCATCACACCATTTGAAGTGAAGATTTCCCATCGTCGCTCAACCTGTTGAATGCTGGCAAGAGCGGCAAGAGCGCCATCTGGCGGCCATAGAAGGAAACCCCACCTCCGCCTGGCTGCCTGAGATGAAGTGGTGTCTTCTACTTCTCCCAGGCGGTGGAGGCAGAACACCGTCTGCTGATTGGCTATATTCTATACCGACAGAGTATTCTGAGATACTTTCACTTTCAGAATCAATCATTTTGATCAGTTGGAAGACCCTCTCCAACAGATGAGGATGTTGATTGtaataaattaatataaataataacgtAACTGTTGTTGTATAAGAATACAAAGTTGGCCTATAATACTGAATATATTTGATactaattatatttaaaatattgaatAAGTGATTTTTAGACATGAATTAAAAGTTAGGACTACCAATATTATGTAAATAATTAACCATGGAATAAAGCTGTCGCACAATTAGTGCATATGGCGAGAACAATACAAACGAAATCCTTTATCATCAAAATGTTATGTTCTACAGCTGCTGGTCCTCTTGCTGTTCATACGTGTTGAAATGTGAGAGAGTGTTAACAACACTTACACCTATTCAGCCAAACCACAGAAAACAACTGTTGCCATGATACAAGGTACATTTAACATTCAACCAAATGTGGTGAATCAACTTCCCTATTTGAAAAATAATCTAGAAAGGAT
The sequence above is a segment of the Gasterosteus aculeatus chromosome 9, fGasAcu3.hap1.1, whole genome shotgun sequence genome. Coding sequences within it:
- the ntn1a gene encoding netrin-1a produces the protein MRAVDVALAVLLAASLSCRSALGGYGASLFAAQTSPPDPCNDEHGNPRRCIPDFVNAAFGKDVRASSSCGKTPGRYCVVTAAEKGDERTRSCHTCDASDPKKCRPPAYLTDLNNPHNLTCWQSENFVQYPQNVTLTLSLGKKFEVTYVSLQFCSPRPESMVIYKSMDYGKTWVPFQFYSTQCRKMYNKPNRAAITKQNEQEAVCTDSHTDMYPLTGGLIAFSTLDGRPSAHDFDNSPVLQDWVTATDVKVIFSRLHTFGDENEDDSEVARDSYFYAVSDLQVGGRCKCNGHASRCVKDRDGGLVCECKHNTGGPECDRCKPFHYDRPWQRATAREANECVACNCNLHARRCRFNMELYKLSGRKSGGVCLNCRHNTAGRHCHYCKEGYYRDLSKPISHRKACKACDCHPVGAAGKTCNQTTGQCPCKDGVTGITCNRCAKGYQQSRSPIAPCIKIPVAPPTTPSSSTEEPSDCDSYCKASKGKLKINMKKYCKKDYAVQVHILKADKSGEWWKFTVNIISVYKQGESRIRRGDQFLWVRAKDVACKCPKIKPGKKYLLLGNDEDSPGQGGVVADKGSLVIQWRDTWARRLRKFQQREKNGKCKKP